Proteins from a genomic interval of Pectinophora gossypiella chromosome 28, ilPecGoss1.1, whole genome shotgun sequence:
- the LOC126379144 gene encoding uncharacterized protein LOC126379144, whose amino-acid sequence MTEHKTINVAKSRIVTPLASTSGKPHIVINRNRKITVLKGENSKELFKNIMLAQAQTFFKEEVIYESCPGDFLKGLPHKVVLINRLNKISNSSRTIAKFTNLSDGTVAFEKTSDRLTRLIGQNNYDLVFSTLCSVINLELKVRGIMALLLENQFEDQMCQTENKIESNLESATTVDKHCQTDENCMELIFKMKQKKRIKRSVLTPYVVKDTPTKKIKRVIIQPDNFPSEVLQPNKEQNKVIDTLEDDGELPEIQLNSNSNEGSIGNLSSFSAYSNPAILYPNNILEMISQRTDNETNVAASLNIKCEDSSHTLTPEVLKTIPSKEERHKLLMAQLILDWKTCLQHDEEGYLPIHRAVLNGDLDLLRRHCLVLRNKQESLDIPAGNMTALQMSIFQDTVQYTVMLLRYGADPLLTDYEHRTSLHLAAEVSSDHLTAHIQHITRHARDILQDHDELWKPAYELKSDAQLAIILTDHMCQMVDGDGYTPLMLACKMGNYTNVRQLMDASPASLNLQNPNSGSTALFLAVEAACLDAANRANKSKVSDHFYKTIQLLIENDANPGIENLQGMNVHDLLGEINNGELSRLVCTQLVKKNGKAGTDNKTVQPTGPKETRNAYELNLMCIKKVNPDYKTDKVRKTKNVIPPRTVDKTKTKPYKRKPNILRNVTLPTAKYVGKDFSMTFNKTTPKDNLVTTQNSFNSRDKNAVIPSTSVGNNLNLLNTVDHKKTPDVVLNIGKRDTGKEKTVQMKYGGSESKKAKGS is encoded by the exons atgaCGGAGCATAAGACTATCAATGTGGCAAAAAGTAGAATTGTTACCCCATTGGCATCTACGTCGGGTAAACCTCACATTGTCATCAACAGAAATAGGAAAATAACAGTACTTAAAGGTGAGAATTCTAAAGAATTGTTTAAGAACATAATGCTAGCTCAAGCACAAACCTTTTTCAAGGAAGAAGTGATATATGAATCTTGCCCCGGGGACTTTTTAAAGGGACTTCCCCACAAGGTGGTCTTGATAAATAGATTAAACAAGATATCAAATAGCAGTAGGACCATAGCAAAGTTTACAAACCTCTCAGACGGAACGGTTGCTTTTGAAAAGACATCTGATCGTCTAACCCGACTTATAGGACAGAACAACTATGATTTAGTTTTCTCCACGCTCTGCTCTGTTATAAACCTTGAATTAAAGGTCAGAGGTATTATGGCTCTACTTTTAGAAAACCAATTTGAGGATCAAATGTGCCAAACGGAGAACAAAATTGAGTCTAATTTAGAATCTGCAACCACGGTAGACAAACACTGCCAAACCGACGAGAACTGCATGGAGTTGATTTTCAAAATGAAACAGAAGAAACGGATAAAGCGGTCAGTTTTAACACCATATGTTGTTAAAGACACACCTACGAAGAAAATTAAAAGAGTTATCATTCAACCAGACAATTTTCCAAGCGAAGTCCTTCAACCAAATAAGGAACAAAATAAAGTCATTGACACACTGGAAGATGATGGGGAACTGCCTGAAATTCAATTAAACAGTAACAGCAACGAAGGGAGCATTGGTAACTTGTCATCGTTCTCCGCTTACAGTAATCCGGCTATTTTGTATCCAAACAACATCTTAGAAATGATCAGTCAACGTACTGATAATGAAACAAATGTAGCTGCttcattaaatattaaatgtgAAGACTCATCCCATACTTTGACTCCAGAGGTGTTGAAGACTATCCCGTCAAAAGAAGAAAGACATAAGCTGTTAATGGCTCAACTTATCCTTGACTGGAAAACCTGCCTGCAACATGATGAAGAGGGATATTT GCCTATCCATCGAGCAGTGTTGAATGGCGACTTGGATCTTCTCAGAAGACATTGTTTGGTGTTGCGGAACAAACAGGAGTCCTTGGATATACCTGCTGGAAACATG ACTGCGCTCCAGATGTCAATATTCCAAGACACGGTGCAGTACACCGTGATGCTGCTCCGGTACGGCGCGGACCCGTTGCTGACTGATTACGAGCACCGCACCAGCCTGCACCTAGCTGCTGAGGTGTCCTCCGACCATCTCACCGCCCACATTCAACACATAACCAGACACGCTAG GGATATTCTACAAGACCATGACGAGTTATGGAAGCCTGCTTATGAGTTGAAGTCTGACGCGCAGTTGGCTATTATACTGACGGACCATATGTGCCAGATGGTCGATGGTGATG GCTACACACCGCTGATGCTGGCGTGTAAGATGGGTAATTATACAAATGTCCGCCAACTGATGGACGCCTCACCGGCGTCGCTGAACCTGCAGAACCCCAACTCTGGGAGCACGGCGCTCTTCCTTGCCGTCGAGGCTGCCTGCCTTGACGCTGCCA ACCGCGCCAACAAGTCAAAAGTGTCTGATCATTTCTACAAAACAATACAGTTGCTTATCGAAAACGACGCCAACCCGGGGATCGAGAACCTACAAGGCATGAATGTACACGACCTTCTGGGTGAGATTAACAACGGCGAACTGTCAAGGCTAGTATGTACAcagttagtaaaaaaaaacggtaAAGCGGGCACTGACAATAAGACTGTACAACCTACTGGCCCCAAAGAGACCCGAAACGCATACGAACTGAATCTAATGTGTATCAAGAAAGTAAATCCTGACTACAAGACTGATAAAGTTAGGAAAACAAAAAACGTAATCCCGCCGCGAACAGTCGATAAGACTAAAACAAAACCCTACAAAAGAAAACCAAACATTCTGAGAAATGTTACGCTGCCGACTGCCAAATATGTTGGCAAAGATTTTAGcatgacatttaataagacaacACCGAAAGACAACCTAGTTACTACACAAAATAGCTTTAATTCAAGAGACAAAAATGCTGTTATCCCTAGTACTAGCGTAGGAAATAATTTAAACCTATTAAATACAGTCGACCATAAGAAAACTCCCGATGTGGTTCTAAACATTGGGAAGAGAGATACGGGTAAAGAAAAGACTGTTCAAATGAAATATGGAGGGTCAGAAAGTAAGAAAGCAAAGGGTTCTTGA